A genome region from Bemisia tabaci chromosome 3, PGI_BMITA_v3 includes the following:
- the LOC109043357 gene encoding uncharacterized protein, with amino-acid sequence MRIRIYCDAARVVFEAINFTQPDDNFLRAAAVMKKEKKLDDQIADLSDLFERMEESLTDLTEEQCDPFQSFILCVSYTQMKLEQLAVQYAEDYQKTIKIAKDNTQT; translated from the exons ATGCGAATAAGGATCTACTGCGACGCTGCTCGCGTTGTCTTCGAAGCTATCAACTTTACCCAGCCAGATGATAACTTCCTGAGG GCAGCAGCTGTcatgaaaaaagagaagaagttAGACGATCAGATAGCAGACTTATCTGATTTGTTTGAAAGGATGGAAGAGTCACTCACAGATTTAACAGAGGAGCAATGCGATCCGTTTCAATCTTTCATATTGTGTGTATCATACACACAAATGAAATTGGAGCAGTTGGCTGTGCAGTATGCCGAAGATTATCAGAAAACTATAAAAATCGCCAAAGACAACACTCAAACCTAG